In Treponema denticola, one genomic interval encodes:
- a CDS encoding methyl-accepting chemotaxis protein — MKKRFSMRNKLLIIVGALIFIAGFTLGVLGVRTARKTVTEKVEVHLKDKAADTAEIIDGRVIAFFQFLEGIARMPILTDKNVPYNEKADILDNEVSFNERLEQLNLYDLSGIRTTNDGQVISVKDRDWFKSAVSGKRFASEPILSRSLNKLVFVFAVPVYGKDKNVVAVLNCTIGAEHLSNDIDDIIVGETGNCYILGLTGTIIAHKNFDLVNSQDNILNNAKTNKDFASLAKFMQQALSSTKSEVGFYEYKGESYIASYAKMDNTGWTVIIRAPIKQFMGSIDALRNKMLLIGFTILAVSLAILFVVSYNMIKPINVVVSALKEIAQGGGDLTVRLPLVGNNEVTDLSEYFNRTIEKIGTSIKIVGENSDEMTNTGSELVSNMTETASAVHEISANIDGVKKQALTQAASVSETAATVGEIIRTIKNLNGSIENQAASVAESSSAIEQMVGNIAAITQTLDKTNDVIKTLAAATADGKETVAGANDVTQRIAEESGGLLEASNVIQHIASQTNLLAMNAAIEAAHAGEAGKGFAVVADEIRKLAEESSTQGKTITATLKILSGEIEMLSNAAKTTEDKFNTIFNLSEQVKTMSQNLMNAMLEQENGSREVLTAIRDINIVTNQVNDGSAEMLRGGENVANEMQKLDALTRVITDSMNEMAAGAVQISNAVQDVSDITQKNKRNIDSLSAEVGKFKV, encoded by the coding sequence ATGAAAAAAAGATTTTCAATGCGGAATAAGCTATTGATTATAGTCGGAGCTTTGATTTTTATAGCAGGTTTTACGCTGGGTGTCTTGGGAGTACGTACTGCGCGAAAAACCGTAACTGAAAAGGTGGAGGTTCATCTTAAAGATAAGGCTGCCGACACTGCAGAGATTATAGACGGAAGGGTTATAGCTTTCTTTCAATTTTTAGAAGGAATAGCCCGTATGCCTATATTAACCGATAAAAATGTCCCATATAATGAAAAAGCCGATATATTGGATAATGAAGTCTCTTTTAATGAAAGGTTGGAACAGCTTAATTTATATGATCTTTCTGGAATACGCACTACAAATGACGGACAAGTTATATCGGTAAAGGATCGTGACTGGTTTAAATCCGCTGTAAGCGGCAAACGGTTTGCATCCGAGCCCATTTTATCCCGCTCTCTTAATAAACTCGTTTTCGTCTTTGCAGTTCCAGTGTACGGCAAAGATAAGAATGTTGTTGCCGTGTTAAACTGCACGATCGGGGCCGAACATCTATCCAACGATATTGATGATATCATAGTCGGGGAAACAGGAAATTGCTATATTTTAGGTTTGACCGGAACGATAATAGCACACAAAAATTTTGATTTGGTAAATTCTCAGGATAATATTTTAAATAATGCAAAAACAAACAAAGACTTCGCCTCTTTAGCAAAATTTATGCAACAAGCTTTGAGCAGCACAAAAAGTGAAGTAGGGTTTTATGAGTATAAGGGGGAGTCCTATATAGCCTCTTATGCAAAGATGGATAACACCGGTTGGACCGTCATTATAAGGGCTCCTATAAAACAGTTTATGGGAAGTATTGATGCCCTGCGCAATAAAATGCTGCTTATAGGTTTTACTATTTTAGCAGTAAGTTTAGCTATACTTTTTGTTGTTTCTTATAATATGATAAAGCCCATAAATGTTGTGGTGTCTGCACTCAAGGAAATTGCCCAAGGCGGAGGAGATCTAACTGTCCGCCTGCCCTTGGTCGGAAATAACGAGGTAACGGACTTATCCGAATACTTTAATAGAACAATCGAAAAAATCGGTACATCAATTAAAATAGTCGGAGAAAACAGTGATGAGATGACAAATACAGGTTCGGAACTTGTAAGCAATATGACTGAAACAGCCAGTGCCGTCCATGAGATAAGTGCAAATATCGACGGAGTAAAAAAGCAGGCTCTTACCCAAGCTGCAAGTGTCAGCGAAACGGCAGCTACCGTAGGAGAGATTATCCGGACGATAAAAAATCTTAACGGAAGTATTGAAAATCAGGCAGCAAGCGTTGCAGAGTCTTCGTCAGCGATTGAGCAGATGGTAGGTAATATTGCTGCAATTACGCAAACTCTGGATAAAACAAACGATGTTATAAAGACCCTTGCAGCAGCCACTGCCGACGGAAAAGAAACTGTTGCCGGAGCAAACGATGTAACGCAACGCATAGCTGAAGAATCAGGCGGTCTTTTGGAAGCGAGCAATGTTATTCAGCATATTGCAAGTCAAACAAACCTATTAGCTATGAATGCCGCTATTGAAGCTGCTCATGCAGGTGAAGCAGGAAAGGGCTTTGCCGTTGTAGCTGATGAAATACGCAAGCTCGCAGAAGAATCCAGTACTCAGGGAAAAACAATTACCGCAACCCTTAAAATACTTTCGGGAGAAATTGAAATGCTTTCGAATGCTGCAAAAACAACAGAGGATAAGTTTAACACTATCTTCAACTTATCCGAGCAGGTAAAAACAATGAGCCAAAATTTGATGAATGCTATGTTGGAACAGGAAAACGGCAGCCGTGAAGTACTTACAGCAATCCGTGACATCAATATAGTAACAAACCAGGTAAATGACGGCTCTGCCGAGATGCTGAGAGGCGGCGAAAATGTTGCTAATGAAATGCAAAAACTTGATGCTCTTACACGCGTTATAACGGACAGCATGAACGAAATGGCTGCTGGCGCTGTTCAGATAAGCAATGCAGTACAGGATGTAAGCGATATTACCCAAAAGAATAAGCGCAATATAGACAGCCTATCGGCAGAGGTAGGAAAGTTTAAAGTTTAA
- a CDS encoding ISAs1 family transposase — MINIDSLNECFMNMAEALIKEYGTEKPLTIAIDGKTIRSTDKMSSYESPLHIVSAQVAEFGITLAQKCVKGKTNEIPTVQSLIKTLNIKGHIIVADALNCQKETAKIIKEGKGDYLLSVKGNQPLLKADIEEYVQDEILRKQMDTACKSEKNRERVEKRTAFCTTNLGWMDNTDEWEGLSCIGAIHSEFKSKKGKSDEWHYYISSRKLTAQQLLDIARKEWVVETMHWLLDVHFREDFCRLLDKNLQQALNIGRKVALNLVSRYKQKNAPKSSLSHIMFKALMDISFIKKILQN; from the coding sequence TTGATAAACATAGACTCATTAAACGAATGTTTTATGAATATGGCTGAAGCTCTTATCAAAGAATACGGTACAGAAAAGCCTCTTACAATAGCGATAGACGGAAAAACTATCCGTTCAACAGATAAAATGAGCAGCTATGAAAGTCCGCTGCACATAGTCTCTGCACAAGTTGCAGAATTTGGTATAACATTGGCACAAAAGTGTGTTAAAGGAAAGACAAATGAGATACCTACGGTTCAATCTCTTATAAAAACTCTTAATATAAAAGGGCATATAATCGTTGCAGATGCCTTAAATTGTCAAAAAGAAACGGCAAAAATCATAAAAGAAGGAAAAGGGGACTATTTATTGTCGGTAAAAGGGAACCAGCCTTTATTAAAAGCGGATATTGAAGAATATGTTCAAGATGAAATTCTAAGAAAACAAATGGACACGGCTTGTAAAAGTGAAAAAAATCGTGAAAGAGTTGAAAAGCGAACAGCCTTCTGCACAACTAATTTAGGTTGGATGGATAATACGGATGAATGGGAGGGGTTAAGCTGTATTGGAGCTATTCATTCAGAGTTTAAGAGTAAGAAAGGAAAGAGTGATGAATGGCATTATTATATTTCGAGCAGAAAACTTACAGCTCAACAGCTATTGGATATAGCAAGAAAAGAATGGGTTGTAGAAACCATGCATTGGTTATTAGATGTTCATTTTAGAGAAGACTTTTGTCGGCTTTTAGATAAAAATCTACAACAAGCCTTGAACATAGGACGGAAAGTGGCGTTAAATTTGGTCTCGCGATACAAACAAAAAAATGCACCTAAATCTTCTTTGTCACACATTATGTTTAAAGCTCTCATGGATATATCTTTTATCAAAAAAATATTACAAAATTGA
- a CDS encoding putative glycoside hydrolase, with amino-acid sequence MLLFIPLYAENIFLAGNENGLFEIEYLKPRKIWSDAQVFKISKAGNQWLFLTDKGLAASKDLKQFYYLNDNLPRKIIKTIGQDGNKEFIEKIPQLKDLEVHPFNPNIFVTASSSNVFLTRDSGKTWTDLGSNHYVNGIKAVCVLDMPNSKGEKILTVFVSHSLSGLAWNQPDINSKVWNDISDGLKKGSGGVEEVSDIAFSQNASDLQIYCTQTFSGIIYRLDWKRKLFIPINEKEQQKQELVCIDSLNIIDNTVFAVSNTGFFEMNLLMPKTETFGNKKLFQNYNKIKNFIKNSAFLCAFVPQKISPLQGNLILSELWLLQKKEHYHTAYLKKADGKKGIYIPAHQAMDEKKFEDHLKTIKDNKLNALVIDMKDEYGFVRYESKNEDIKKYNGIKYTLDIEKFIKRAKAEKIYLIARIVAFKDKNLYRYNNGQYAVKDKQTGKPWQGYNTYDGEKEIIQEHWVDPYNEDVWKYNVDIADELCKLGFDEIQFDYIRFPTDGLNLSDAQYPAREKGMDAVSALMSFLAYSRERIKAPISIDIYGANGWHRTGARTGQDVELLAEYVDVICPMFYPSHFSQSFLAYQPAEERPYRIYHQGSYRNKSIARNKVIVRPWAQAFFIPVSYDKKYYDENYVKRQILGIKDSIDEGYIYWNNSGRYLDLRPDGESL; translated from the coding sequence ATGCTTTTATTTATCCCGCTTTATGCCGAAAATATTTTTCTAGCCGGAAATGAAAACGGGCTATTTGAGATAGAATATCTAAAACCTAGAAAAATTTGGTCGGACGCACAAGTGTTTAAAATATCTAAGGCCGGAAATCAATGGCTTTTTTTAACGGATAAGGGCCTTGCAGCAAGTAAAGATTTAAAACAGTTTTACTACCTCAACGATAATCTTCCCAGAAAAATTATAAAAACAATAGGCCAAGACGGTAACAAAGAATTTATCGAAAAAATCCCTCAGCTTAAAGACTTGGAAGTCCATCCTTTTAATCCAAATATCTTCGTTACAGCAAGCTCGTCAAATGTTTTCTTAACCAGAGATTCGGGTAAAACATGGACAGACCTCGGTTCCAATCATTATGTAAACGGCATAAAAGCCGTTTGCGTTTTAGATATGCCGAATTCTAAGGGTGAAAAAATATTAACAGTTTTTGTTTCTCATTCTTTATCCGGCCTGGCATGGAATCAGCCGGATATAAATTCCAAAGTTTGGAACGACATAAGCGATGGGCTAAAAAAAGGATCCGGAGGAGTTGAAGAAGTTTCAGATATAGCATTTAGTCAAAATGCTTCCGATTTACAAATTTATTGTACTCAAACTTTTTCAGGAATAATTTATAGATTGGATTGGAAAAGAAAATTATTTATACCCATAAATGAAAAAGAACAACAAAAACAAGAACTTGTCTGCATCGACAGCTTAAATATAATTGATAATACGGTCTTTGCTGTAAGCAATACCGGTTTTTTTGAAATGAATTTACTAATGCCCAAAACGGAAACCTTCGGTAATAAAAAATTATTTCAAAATTATAACAAGATAAAAAACTTTATTAAAAATTCAGCCTTTCTATGTGCCTTTGTTCCGCAGAAAATCAGTCCTCTCCAAGGCAATTTGATTTTATCGGAGCTCTGGCTTTTACAAAAAAAAGAACATTACCATACGGCTTATTTAAAAAAAGCCGATGGAAAAAAAGGTATATATATACCGGCACATCAAGCAATGGATGAAAAAAAATTTGAAGACCATCTTAAAACAATCAAGGATAATAAGCTCAATGCCCTTGTTATCGATATGAAGGATGAATACGGCTTTGTCCGCTATGAAAGTAAAAACGAAGACATAAAAAAATATAACGGCATAAAGTATACACTGGATATTGAAAAATTTATAAAAAGAGCAAAGGCGGAAAAGATTTATCTTATAGCCCGAATCGTTGCTTTTAAAGATAAAAATTTATATAGATATAATAACGGACAATATGCAGTTAAGGACAAACAAACAGGAAAGCCTTGGCAAGGCTATAATACCTATGATGGAGAAAAAGAGATTATACAGGAGCATTGGGTAGACCCATATAACGAAGATGTTTGGAAATACAATGTGGATATAGCCGACGAACTGTGTAAACTTGGCTTTGACGAAATTCAATTCGACTATATCCGTTTTCCTACTGACGGCTTAAACCTATCAGACGCTCAATATCCTGCACGAGAAAAAGGCATGGATGCGGTCAGTGCCCTGATGTCTTTTTTGGCCTATTCGCGCGAAAGAATTAAAGCTCCTATTTCTATAGATATTTACGGAGCAAACGGCTGGCACCGCACAGGAGCCCGCACGGGACAGGATGTAGAACTTCTTGCAGAATATGTGGATGTTATCTGCCCTATGTTTTATCCCAGTCATTTTTCTCAAAGTTTTTTGGCTTATCAGCCTGCCGAAGAAAGACCTTATAGGATTTATCATCAAGGTTCATATAGAAACAAATCGATTGCCCGCAATAAGGTAATTGTACGCCCTTGGGCTCAAGCCTTTTTTATTCCGGTTTCTTATGACAAAAAATACTATGATGAAAATTATGTAAAACGCCAGATTTTAGGAATTAAGGATTCTATAGATGAGGGCTATATCTATTGGAATAATTCGGGACGCTACTTAGATCTGAGACCTGACGGGGAGAGCTTATAA
- a CDS encoding phosphatase PAP2 family protein produces the protein MTELTAASKELHFIHQWGIEVIRAVQNFSSPFLNEVMKIFTEASTYGFVVFIIGLYLWCIDYKKGLHLAYAAAFTSGLNGGIKRIFKIPRPFAHAPEIMLKSIGGFSTPSGHSSISAFIYPAVLFYKPFGENLSKDAQSAKPQKSGSASVKIKIAAAIVLPLLVGFSRVYLGVHYPTDVLLGWGLGAFIFLSMMFFLPAIEAKLSTLNRADESDAQNIKFKKTASIRFTLAALFSFILILISREKVNEAGLILGLAFGNIRILENSKYSFDASSGTWIQKLLRFIIGSALSCIPIMIFYLLKIDSSYAQYRLYRFLEFFAVGLIASGLAPIIFCRLKISGEDNADW, from the coding sequence ATGACGGAACTTACAGCAGCTTCAAAAGAACTTCATTTTATACACCAATGGGGAATAGAAGTAATCAGGGCCGTACAAAATTTTTCGAGTCCTTTTCTTAACGAAGTAATGAAAATTTTTACGGAGGCTTCCACTTACGGATTTGTCGTTTTTATTATAGGCCTATATCTTTGGTGTATAGATTATAAAAAGGGGCTTCATCTTGCCTATGCCGCTGCCTTTACATCGGGACTCAACGGAGGAATTAAGCGGATTTTTAAAATTCCCCGTCCCTTTGCTCATGCTCCTGAAATTATGCTTAAAAGCATAGGCGGTTTTTCAACACCTTCGGGCCATTCTTCGATAAGCGCTTTTATCTATCCGGCAGTTTTGTTTTATAAACCCTTTGGAGAAAACCTCTCAAAAGATGCCCAATCGGCAAAGCCTCAAAAAAGCGGCTCAGCTTCGGTTAAGATAAAAATAGCGGCTGCAATTGTTCTTCCTCTATTGGTAGGTTTTTCACGGGTTTATCTCGGAGTGCATTATCCGACCGATGTCTTATTAGGCTGGGGGCTTGGTGCATTTATCTTTTTAAGTATGATGTTTTTTCTTCCCGCAATCGAAGCAAAGCTTTCTACATTAAATAGAGCAGATGAGAGCGATGCCCAAAATATTAAATTCAAAAAAACTGCATCTATAAGGTTTACCCTTGCGGCTCTTTTTTCGTTTATTCTCATTTTAATTTCGAGAGAAAAGGTAAATGAAGCCGGCCTTATACTTGGACTGGCTTTTGGAAATATCCGTATCCTTGAAAATTCCAAATATAGCTTTGATGCTTCTTCGGGAACTTGGATTCAAAAACTTTTACGTTTTATAATCGGGTCTGCTCTTTCCTGTATTCCGATTATGATTTTTTATCTTTTAAAAATAGATTCAAGCTATGCACAATACAGGCTCTACCGATTTTTGGAATTTTTTGCAGTAGGTCTTATTGCCTCAGGGCTTGCTCCGATAATATTTTGCCGCTTAAAAATTTCGGGAGAAGATAATGCAGATTGGTAA
- the mnmE gene encoding tRNA uridine-5-carboxymethylaminomethyl(34) synthesis GTPase MnmE: MQIGKYALDDPIAAIATALSPAALGIVRTSGKGAIDLASAIFSKPEKLKEAQGNTILHGWVLDPESKKEVDEVTVCVYREPKSFTGEDSVEFICHGGTAVVLKIYRLLIENGFRAAEGGEFTFRAFANGKADLTRAEAVNEIINSKTDINIELAAGRLSGNLFSGIEEIKHGLTAVIAAADVEIEYPEDEETSQGAFSPDLILRIIEPLKKLADSWAAEKIFIQGAKVVLAGKTNAGKSSLFNALLKEDRAIVSDIHGTTRDWLEASLNFNGIPVSLYDTAGIRYTQDSIEAIGVERSLEMSRNADLILYLCDPKDILSAGSLNKDDSEFIKNAKAPVITVITKEDLLDTELKGKIKEILKAEKIKEPIIISSKASNGIKALSEKAYSVLAKDTGSSGFSKTASLGSERQRDAVQKALDVLKTAYQNSLEGFPLDLIVEDLEEALSFLGEITGEVRSDDILDKVFSGFCVGK, encoded by the coding sequence ATGCAGATTGGTAAATATGCTCTGGACGATCCTATAGCTGCAATAGCTACTGCCCTAAGCCCTGCAGCTTTGGGCATTGTCCGCACTTCGGGGAAGGGGGCGATAGACCTTGCTTCTGCAATTTTTTCAAAGCCCGAAAAACTAAAAGAAGCTCAAGGCAACACTATCCTGCACGGCTGGGTTTTAGACCCCGAATCAAAAAAAGAAGTTGATGAGGTTACGGTCTGCGTTTATCGGGAACCTAAAAGTTTTACGGGAGAGGATTCCGTCGAGTTTATCTGCCATGGCGGAACTGCCGTAGTTTTAAAAATTTACCGCCTTTTAATCGAAAACGGTTTTAGAGCGGCCGAGGGCGGGGAGTTTACATTCCGTGCCTTTGCGAACGGAAAGGCCGACCTAACGCGGGCTGAAGCTGTAAACGAAATCATCAATTCAAAAACCGATATAAATATAGAACTTGCAGCAGGCCGCCTGTCGGGAAATCTTTTTTCGGGAATAGAGGAAATAAAGCACGGACTCACGGCTGTCATCGCTGCGGCCGATGTTGAAATAGAATATCCCGAAGATGAGGAAACAAGCCAAGGGGCCTTTTCCCCCGATTTGATTTTACGGATTATCGAACCTTTAAAAAAATTAGCCGATTCATGGGCAGCTGAAAAAATCTTTATTCAAGGAGCTAAGGTTGTTCTTGCAGGTAAGACCAATGCAGGAAAGTCCTCTCTCTTTAACGCCCTCCTAAAAGAAGACAGGGCAATAGTTTCGGATATTCACGGGACTACAAGGGACTGGCTTGAAGCTTCCCTAAACTTTAACGGCATCCCCGTAAGCCTTTACGATACGGCGGGTATACGCTATACTCAGGATTCGATAGAAGCTATCGGTGTCGAGCGGAGCTTGGAGATGAGCCGGAATGCCGACCTCATCCTCTACCTTTGCGACCCTAAAGATATCTTGTCCGCAGGCAGTTTAAACAAGGATGATTCCGAGTTTATAAAAAATGCAAAGGCTCCTGTAATTACGGTTATCACAAAAGAGGACTTACTCGATACCGAGTTAAAAGGAAAAATAAAAGAAATCTTAAAAGCCGAAAAAATTAAAGAGCCCATAATAATTTCATCAAAGGCTTCTAACGGAATTAAGGCTTTGTCCGAAAAGGCCTATTCTGTTCTTGCAAAAGATACAGGCAGCTCCGGCTTTTCAAAAACAGCTTCCCTCGGAAGTGAAAGGCAGAGGGATGCCGTTCAAAAGGCCTTGGATGTGCTTAAAACAGCCTATCAAAATTCTCTTGAAGGCTTTCCCCTCGACCTCATCGTAGAAGACCTTGAAGAAGCCTTAAGCTTTTTAGGCGAAATTACCGGAGAAGTCCGCTCCGACGATATCCTTGACAAGGTCTTTTCAGGCTTTTGTGTCGGAAAGTAA
- a CDS encoding ClC family H(+)/Cl(-) exchange transporter, protein MTGKRLIYIISKMKYTGLNTKKILENWYGNHLIIAGESFIVGILTGLAITAFRKSIDFLSNLRIDFYDKAISGQFGTVFGFGVLILTVIILGLFMGFIIKKYPMIKGSGVSQIKGKFMKKLDMTPWPELPLKFLGGVLNISAGLSVGREGPSVQIGAYIGSAFEKIGKTSHIERVCLVTSGAAAGLAATFGAPFAGIVFAIEDLHQYLSPLLLTCVMLGAFAGDLAVSLFFKQGAIFDFHGLQLFPIKYFGWLILMGAAAALIGHLFKKSIYTSQKMYRKLKISPQFSPLIPYLISVPVCIFVPLAASGGDHLIEAIAEHSFPLSMLVLILAAKIIFTGLSAGSGAIGGIFVPLLSCGALTGIIFSNILVYFNLIEAQYAVNLMVFAMAAFFTTVIKAPVTAIVLLAETSGDLFHLGGLVLTTAAAYITANIIKSPPNDEVLLKQILDSEDFANKKEKAEEHGKQVFEVCVSPESFLDGKKIMDIQWPDDCLIVSIARGEEEIIPDGSTSISAGDRLVVLTHGHHVESHLEQIAEMAQVE, encoded by the coding sequence TTGACAGGCAAAAGACTTATTTATATAATATCAAAGATGAAATACACGGGTTTAAACACAAAGAAAATTCTTGAAAATTGGTACGGCAATCATCTTATTATTGCCGGAGAAAGTTTTATAGTGGGAATCCTCACTGGGCTTGCCATTACGGCATTTAGAAAATCCATCGATTTTCTTTCAAACTTGCGAATTGATTTTTATGATAAGGCAATAAGCGGACAGTTCGGTACGGTCTTCGGCTTTGGCGTTTTAATTTTGACGGTAATTATTTTAGGCTTATTTATGGGCTTTATCATCAAAAAATATCCAATGATAAAGGGGAGCGGGGTTTCACAGATCAAGGGTAAATTTATGAAAAAGCTCGATATGACCCCATGGCCGGAATTACCCTTAAAATTTTTAGGCGGTGTTTTAAACATAAGTGCAGGCCTTTCAGTCGGACGGGAAGGCCCCTCCGTTCAAATCGGAGCATACATAGGAAGTGCCTTTGAAAAAATCGGCAAGACTTCCCATATTGAAAGAGTCTGCCTTGTAACGAGCGGCGCTGCAGCAGGGCTTGCCGCAACTTTCGGAGCACCCTTTGCAGGAATCGTCTTTGCTATAGAAGACCTGCACCAATATCTAAGCCCCCTCCTTTTAACCTGCGTAATGCTCGGAGCCTTTGCAGGCGACCTTGCAGTCTCCTTATTTTTTAAGCAGGGAGCTATTTTTGATTTTCACGGTCTTCAACTTTTCCCTATAAAATATTTCGGCTGGCTCATTTTGATGGGGGCCGCGGCAGCTCTGATCGGACATCTTTTTAAAAAATCGATTTATACATCTCAAAAGATGTACAGAAAATTAAAGATTTCTCCCCAATTTTCGCCATTGATTCCGTATCTTATTTCGGTACCTGTCTGTATTTTTGTGCCCCTTGCGGCAAGCGGAGGAGATCATCTGATTGAAGCCATTGCAGAACACAGCTTTCCGCTTTCCATGCTCGTTCTGATTCTTGCGGCAAAGATAATTTTTACAGGCCTTTCGGCAGGCTCCGGAGCCATAGGCGGCATATTTGTTCCTCTTCTTTCATGTGGAGCTTTGACGGGAATTATATTTTCGAACATCTTGGTTTATTTTAATTTAATTGAAGCTCAATATGCCGTAAACCTGATGGTCTTTGCGATGGCCGCCTTTTTTACTACCGTAATAAAGGCTCCGGTTACAGCCATAGTTCTTCTTGCAGAAACAAGCGGAGACCTTTTCCATTTGGGAGGCTTGGTGCTGACCACAGCAGCTGCATATATTACGGCAAACATAATAAAGTCGCCGCCTAATGACGAGGTTCTTTTAAAACAGATTTTAGACAGTGAAGATTTTGCAAATAAAAAAGAAAAAGCGGAAGAACACGGCAAGCAGGTTTTTGAAGTCTGCGTTTCTCCCGAATCTTTTTTGGACGGAAAGAAAATTATGGACATTCAATGGCCTGATGACTGTTTAATCGTAAGCATTGCGAGGGGCGAAGAAGAAATTATTCCTGACGGCAGCACCTCTATTTCGGCAGGCGACAGGCTGGTGGTTTTAACACACGGACACCATGTAGAATCCCATTTGGAGCAAATCGCAGAGATGGCTCAAGTCGAGTGA
- a CDS encoding PcfB family protein: MKDFEGTAKKYGIDFALKKDISENPPRYLVFFKGRDADVMEAAFKEYMAKNLRKEKKPSVKKALSAFKEAAEKNHKTREKVKVKDRGVEL; the protein is encoded by the coding sequence ATCAAAGACTTTGAAGGAACAGCCAAGAAGTATGGAATTGATTTTGCTTTGAAGAAGGACATTTCAGAGAATCCACCAAGGTATTTAGTTTTCTTCAAGGGCCGTGATGCAGATGTGATGGAAGCGGCCTTTAAGGAGTATATGGCGAAGAATCTCCGCAAGGAGAAAAAGCCATCCGTGAAAAAGGCGCTATCTGCTTTCAAGGAAGCTGCGGAAAAAAATCACAAGACTCGTGAGAAAGTTAAAGTGAAAGATCGTGGGGTGGAGCTATGA